A stretch of the Staphylococcus sp. NRL 16/872 genome encodes the following:
- a CDS encoding alpha-ketoacid dehydrogenase subunit beta — protein MTKMSYIEAIQQAQDLAMEQNKNVFILGEDVGRKGGVFGATRGLQEKYGVERVIDTPLAESNIIGTAIGAAMLGKRPIAEIQFADFILPAVNQIISEAAKMRYRSNNDWQCPLTIRAPFGGGVHGGLYHSQSVESIFASTPGLTIVIPSSPYDAKGLLLSSIESNDPVLFFEHKKAYRFLKEEVPEDYYTVPLGKADVKREGEDITVFTYGLCVNYCLQAADILAADGISVEVVDLRTVYPLDKQTIIERAKNNGKILLVTEDNLEGSIMSEVSAIIAENCLFDLDAPIMRLAGPDVPSMPFSPNLENEVMMNPDKILDKMRELAQF, from the coding sequence ATGACTAAAATGAGCTATATTGAGGCCATTCAACAAGCACAGGATTTAGCAATGGAACAAAATAAAAACGTCTTCATTTTAGGTGAGGATGTAGGTCGTAAAGGTGGCGTATTTGGTGCTACTCGTGGTTTACAAGAAAAATATGGTGTCGAACGTGTAATAGATACGCCGTTAGCTGAATCAAATATCATTGGTACTGCAATCGGGGCTGCAATGTTAGGAAAACGTCCGATCGCGGAAATTCAATTTGCTGATTTCATTTTACCTGCAGTAAATCAAATTATTAGTGAAGCTGCTAAAATGCGATATCGTTCAAATAATGACTGGCAATGTCCTTTAACAATACGAGCACCATTCGGCGGTGGCGTCCATGGCGGTTTATATCATTCACAAAGTGTAGAAAGCATCTTTGCATCTACACCTGGATTAACTATTGTTATACCGTCTTCACCATATGACGCTAAAGGTCTATTATTATCATCTATTGAATCTAATGATCCAGTGTTATTCTTTGAACATAAGAAAGCATATCGTTTCTTAAAAGAAGAAGTACCAGAAGACTATTACACTGTTCCATTAGGAAAAGCAGACGTTAAACGTGAAGGCGAAGATATTACTGTCTTCACATATGGCTTATGCGTAAACTATTGTCTTCAAGCTGCTGATATATTAGCTGCAGATGGCATTAGTGTAGAAGTGGTTGATTTACGTACCGTTTATCCTTTAGACAAACAAACGATTATTGAACGAGCTAAAAATAATGGCAAAATTTTACTTGTTACAGAAGATAATCTAGAAGGTAGTATTATGTCAGAAGTTTCAGCTATTATTGCTGAGAACTGCTTGTTTGATTTAGATGCACCAATTATGCGACTTGCTGGACCTGATGTGCCTTCAATGCCATTTTCACCTAATCTTGAAAATGAAGTCATGATGAACCCTGACAAAATCTTAGATAAAATGCGCGAACTTGCGCAATTTTAA
- a CDS encoding dihydrolipoamide acetyltransferase family protein, giving the protein MDIKMPKLGESVHEGTIEQWLVSVGDHVDEYEPLCEVVTDKVTAEVPSTSSGIITELCVNEGETVEINHVICKIENENESESNDNEDQQLNVNLSGDDQLTINNKNSDQHNNANGPQQSLQSQSQSQSQSSAPKNNGRFSPVVFKIASENNVDLSLVPGTGFENRVTKKDIEAYIKSSHNNTSQPTQSSAPKDKLKTQDVPVTPQSSNQNDQVIPVKGVRKAIAQNMVTSVTEIPHGWMMVEVDATNLVKTRNYHKNSFKENEGYNLTYFAFFVKAVAEALKANPLLNSSWDGNEIVLHKEINISIAVADEDKLYVPVIKNADEKSIKGIAREVNELALKAHNGKLTQEDMSGGTFTVNNTGTFGSVSSMGIINHPQAAILQVESIVKRPVVIDDMIAIRSMVNLCISIDHRILDGVQTGRFMSQVKQRIENYSVENTNIY; this is encoded by the coding sequence ATGGATATTAAAATGCCAAAATTAGGGGAAAGTGTACACGAAGGTACGATTGAACAATGGTTAGTGTCTGTAGGAGACCACGTTGATGAATATGAACCACTATGTGAAGTTGTAACTGATAAAGTGACTGCAGAAGTGCCTTCAACGAGTTCAGGTATCATTACTGAGCTATGTGTAAATGAAGGTGAAACAGTCGAAATCAATCATGTGATTTGCAAGATTGAAAATGAAAATGAATCAGAGTCGAATGATAATGAGGACCAACAACTTAATGTGAATTTGAGTGGTGATGATCAACTTACAATCAATAATAAGAATAGTGATCAGCATAATAACGCAAATGGGCCTCAACAATCGCTTCAATCTCAGTCACAATCTCAATCGCAATCATCTGCACCTAAAAATAATGGTCGTTTTTCTCCTGTAGTATTTAAAATTGCTTCAGAAAATAACGTAGATTTATCGTTAGTACCTGGTACTGGTTTTGAAAATAGAGTTACTAAAAAAGATATCGAAGCTTATATTAAATCAAGCCATAATAATACTTCTCAACCGACGCAATCATCTGCGCCAAAAGATAAATTAAAAACTCAAGATGTGCCAGTAACACCTCAATCATCAAATCAAAATGACCAAGTCATTCCAGTAAAAGGTGTACGTAAAGCAATTGCACAAAACATGGTGACAAGTGTTACTGAAATTCCTCATGGCTGGATGATGGTTGAAGTAGATGCTACTAATTTGGTAAAAACGAGAAATTATCACAAAAATAGTTTTAAAGAAAATGAAGGATATAACTTAACGTATTTTGCTTTCTTCGTAAAAGCAGTAGCTGAAGCGCTAAAAGCAAACCCACTATTAAATAGTAGTTGGGATGGCAACGAGATTGTATTGCATAAAGAAATCAATATTTCTATTGCGGTAGCTGATGAAGATAAGTTATATGTCCCTGTCATTAAAAATGCAGATGAAAAATCTATAAAAGGCATTGCTAGAGAAGTTAATGAATTAGCACTTAAAGCACATAATGGTAAATTAACTCAAGAAGATATGTCAGGTGGTACATTTACTGTTAATAATACCGGAACATTTGGTTCTGTATCGTCAATGGGTATTATTAATCATCCTCAAGCTGCTATCTTGCAAGTGGAATCGATTGTCAAACGACCTGTCGTTATTGATGACATGATAGCGATTAGAAGCATGGTGAATTTATGTATTTCTATTGACCATCGTATCCTTGACGGCGTACAAACTGGTCGTTTCATGTCTCAAGTAAAACAACGCATTGAGAATTATTCAGTTGAAAATACTAATATTTACTAG
- the brxB gene encoding bacilliredoxin BrxB, giving the protein MDLNFDLYMNGVVDQARNEIESAGYEQLTTAEEVDKVLQQNGTSLVMVNSVCGCAGGIARPAASHALHYDKLPDRLVTVFAGQDKEATQQARDYFEGYAPSSPSFALVKDGKITEMIERHQIEGHDVMDVINQLQTLFEKYCEER; this is encoded by the coding sequence ATGGACTTAAATTTTGATTTATATATGAATGGCGTAGTTGACCAGGCACGTAATGAAATTGAATCTGCAGGTTATGAACAATTAACAACTGCTGAAGAAGTAGATAAAGTATTACAACAAAACGGTACATCATTAGTTATGGTTAACTCTGTATGTGGTTGCGCAGGAGGCATTGCACGTCCAGCTGCAAGTCACGCTTTACATTATGATAAATTACCAGATAGATTAGTAACTGTATTTGCTGGTCAAGATAAAGAAGCAACACAACAAGCAAGAGATTATTTTGAAGGCTATGCTCCATCAAGTCCATCATTTGCTCTTGTTAAAGATGGCAAAATTACTGAAATGATTGAACGTCATCAAATTGAAGGTCATGACGTGATGGATGTTATTAATCAATTACAAACTCTTTTCGAAAAATATTGTGAAGAAAGATAA
- a CDS encoding aromatic acid exporter family protein, which yields MLKLNPYKIGFRTLKTAVGITLGVILAKWIGLDNYASSAILIVLCIKHTKVHSVQAIVSRVVSCVLVLLFGSLIFSLLGQNAIVLGLIVLLFIPITVMLKVQEGVVTSCVILLHVFNAKTINLHLIINELLLLTIGLGIAFIMNLIMPSLDKKLLDFKREVESGFKEIFKSYSEACTHYNNDLVISFEKIQLDIRKAKSIAFRDVKNHFGRNENSYYHYFDMRQEQLELLRRLQPLIHQITVDDPLIEDISNLMAEIGKNVNSNDYTALRLHSLYEIRLSLDELPLPKSHQSLRSRASMMQILNELEEYLNIKSQFGSLRLHNEM from the coding sequence ATGTTAAAGTTAAATCCTTATAAGATTGGATTTAGAACACTAAAAACAGCGGTAGGGATAACGCTTGGCGTTATCTTAGCAAAGTGGATAGGGCTTGATAATTATGCTTCAAGCGCTATCCTTATTGTTTTATGTATTAAACACACTAAAGTACATTCTGTACAAGCTATTGTATCACGAGTTGTTTCTTGTGTTTTGGTCTTATTATTTGGTTCTCTCATTTTTAGTTTACTAGGGCAAAACGCGATAGTATTAGGTTTAATAGTATTATTATTTATTCCTATAACTGTAATGCTCAAAGTCCAAGAAGGCGTAGTGACAAGTTGTGTTATATTACTACATGTATTTAATGCAAAAACAATTAATCTACATCTAATCATCAATGAACTGCTCCTATTGACTATTGGCTTAGGAATTGCATTTATAATGAATTTAATTATGCCTAGTCTAGATAAGAAATTACTTGATTTTAAAAGAGAAGTGGAATCAGGATTTAAGGAAATATTCAAATCCTATAGTGAAGCTTGTACTCATTATAATAATGATTTAGTTATTTCTTTTGAAAAGATACAATTAGATATTAGAAAAGCGAAATCAATTGCTTTTAGAGACGTGAAAAATCATTTTGGACGTAATGAAAATTCATATTATCACTATTTTGATATGAGACAAGAACAACTTGAACTTCTACGTAGATTACAACCTTTAATACATCAGATAACAGTTGATGATCCTTTAATTGAAGATATTTCTAATTTGATGGCTGAAATTGGCAAAAATGTTAATAGTAACGATTATACTGCTTTACGTTTACACTCTTTATATGAAATTCGTTTATCCTTAGATGAATTACCTTTGCCGAAATCACATCAATCTTTAAGATCACGAGCAAGTATGATGCAAATACTTAATGAGTTAGAAGAATATTTGAATATTAAATCTCAATTTGGTTCATTAAGATTACATAATGAGATGTAA
- the prli42 gene encoding stressosome-associated protein Prli42 encodes MNNKVLKVIIIVMLIAVVAALLLTSLVPLMH; translated from the coding sequence TTGAATAATAAAGTCTTAAAAGTGATTATTATCGTCATGTTAATTGCTGTAGTGGCAGCATTATTACTTACAAGTTTAGTTCCATTAATGCACTAA
- a CDS encoding M20/M25/M40 family metallo-hydrolase, protein MVNSQRLLNTFLELVQINSETGHEEVIQPILKKRFEDLGLQVKEDNASKKEWLGANNLVCTLPSNTTEEDVSKIYFTSHMDTVVPGIDVKPQVKDDGYIYSDGTTVLGSDDKAGLAAIIETIEVLKENNIPHGQIQFVITVGEESGLKGAKELDPSMLDAQFGYAVDASQPVGTTVVGAPTQMVLKTTIHGKTAHASTPNEGISAINIAAKAISKMSLGQIDDYTTANIGKFHGGSATNIVADEVVIEAEARSHNDESIDKQVTHMKEVFEKTAQELGGQAKVEIEKSYPGFKIEDDDQVTQYAINSAQQLGLSGNTVIAGGGSDGSIINTYGIPTVILGVGYEHIHTTSERIAVESLNQLAQQLLKIIELVSE, encoded by the coding sequence ATGGTAAACAGTCAACGCTTATTAAATACATTTTTAGAATTAGTTCAAATTAATTCTGAAACGGGCCATGAAGAAGTTATTCAACCCATTTTAAAAAAACGATTTGAAGATCTAGGTTTACAAGTAAAAGAAGATAATGCATCAAAGAAAGAGTGGTTAGGTGCTAATAATTTAGTTTGTACATTACCAAGCAACACGACTGAAGAAGATGTTTCTAAAATTTACTTTACAAGTCATATGGATACAGTGGTTCCAGGTATAGATGTGAAACCGCAAGTTAAAGATGATGGATATATTTATTCTGATGGTACAACTGTACTTGGCTCTGATGATAAAGCCGGCTTAGCAGCAATCATTGAAACAATCGAAGTATTAAAAGAAAATAATATTCCTCATGGACAAATTCAATTTGTGATTACTGTTGGAGAGGAATCAGGATTAAAAGGCGCTAAAGAATTAGATCCATCTATGCTTGATGCTCAATTTGGTTATGCAGTAGATGCTAGTCAACCAGTAGGTACAACGGTAGTAGGCGCGCCGACACAAATGGTATTGAAAACAACTATTCATGGGAAAACAGCACATGCGAGCACCCCGAATGAAGGTATCAGTGCAATCAATATTGCAGCTAAAGCAATCAGTAAAATGAGTTTAGGTCAAATAGACGATTATACCACTGCGAATATTGGTAAATTCCATGGTGGATCAGCCACAAATATTGTAGCTGATGAAGTAGTTATTGAGGCTGAAGCACGTTCTCATAATGATGAAAGTATCGATAAACAAGTCACTCATATGAAAGAAGTATTTGAAAAGACTGCTCAAGAATTAGGTGGGCAAGCTAAAGTTGAAATAGAAAAAAGTTATCCAGGCTTTAAAATTGAAGATGATGATCAAGTGACACAATATGCAATTAACAGTGCACAACAACTTGGACTTAGTGGTAATACTGTTATTGCTGGCGGTGGATCAGATGGAAGTATCATAAATACGTATGGTATTCCAACAGTCATCCTTGGCGTAGGATATGAGCATATTCATACTACTTCTGAACGTATAGCTGTTGAGTCTTTAAATCAATTAGCACAGCAGTTATTAAAAATCATTGAATTAGTCAGTGAATAG
- the gndA gene encoding NADP-dependent phosphogluconate dehydrogenase has protein sequence MTQQIGVVGLAVMGKNLAWNIESRGYSVSVYNRSSEKTDEMVKESEGKQIHPTYSLEEFVNSLEKPRKILLMVKAGPATDATIDSLLPLLDDDDILIDGGNTNYQDTIRRNKALAESGINFIGMGVSGGEVGALTGPSLMPGGQEAAYNKVSDILDAIAAKAKDDASCVEYIGPNGAGHYVKMVHNGIEYADMQLIAESYAMMKDLLGMSHEEISKTFKEWNAGELESYLIEITGDIFTKLDENNEALVEKILDTAGQKGTGKWTSINALELGIPLTIITESVFARFISSIKQERVNASKELNGPEVKFNGNKEEFLEKIRKALYMSKICSYAQGFAQMRKASEENEWNLKLGDLAMIWREGCIIRAQFLQKIKDAYDNNAELQNLLLDPYFKGIVTEYQDALRDVIATGVRNGVPTPGFSASVNYYDSYRSEDLPANLIQAQRDYFGAHTYERKDKEGVFHTQWVEE, from the coding sequence ATGACTCAACAAATAGGTGTAGTAGGATTAGCTGTAATGGGTAAAAACCTAGCATGGAATATTGAATCTCGTGGTTACAGCGTATCAGTATATAATCGCTCAAGCGAAAAAACTGACGAAATGGTGAAAGAATCAGAAGGTAAACAAATTCACCCAACATATTCTTTAGAGGAATTTGTTAATTCATTAGAAAAACCACGTAAAATTTTATTAATGGTTAAAGCTGGTCCAGCTACTGACGCAACAATTGACAGCTTATTACCTTTATTAGATGACGATGATATTTTAATCGATGGTGGTAATACAAATTACCAAGATACTATTCGTCGTAACAAAGCGTTAGCAGAAAGTGGTATTAACTTTATTGGTATGGGAGTATCTGGCGGTGAAGTTGGTGCGCTTACTGGTCCTTCATTAATGCCAGGTGGTCAAGAAGCTGCTTACAATAAAGTAAGTGATATTTTAGATGCTATCGCTGCGAAAGCTAAAGATGACGCTTCATGCGTAGAATACATTGGTCCTAATGGTGCAGGCCATTATGTAAAAATGGTGCACAATGGTATCGAATATGCAGATATGCAATTAATTGCTGAAAGTTACGCAATGATGAAAGATTTACTAGGTATGTCTCATGAAGAAATTTCTAAAACTTTCAAAGAATGGAATGCTGGTGAATTAGAAAGTTATTTAATTGAAATCACTGGTGACATTTTCACTAAATTAGATGAAAATAATGAAGCTTTAGTTGAAAAAATTCTTGATACAGCCGGTCAAAAAGGTACTGGTAAATGGACTTCAATCAACGCATTAGAATTAGGTATTCCTTTAACAATTATTACTGAATCTGTATTCGCACGTTTCATTTCTTCAATCAAACAAGAACGTGTAAATGCATCTAAAGAATTAAACGGTCCTGAAGTTAAATTCAACGGCAATAAAGAAGAATTCTTAGAAAAAATTCGTAAAGCTTTATATATGAGTAAAATTTGTTCATATGCTCAAGGTTTCGCTCAAATGCGTAAAGCAAGTGAAGAAAATGAATGGAACCTTAAATTAGGCGATCTTGCTATGATTTGGCGAGAAGGTTGTATCATCCGTGCACAATTCTTACAAAAAATTAAAGATGCTTATGATAATAATGCAGAATTACAAAACTTATTATTAGACCCTTACTTCAAAGGCATAGTTACTGAATACCAAGATGCATTAAGAGATGTTATTGCAACTGGTGTTCGCAATGGTGTACCAACACCTGGTTTCTCTGCAAGTGTAAACTATTATGATAGTTACCGTTCAGAAGATCTACCAGCTAACTTAATTCAAGCTCAACGTGACTATTTCGGTGCGCATACTTATGAACGTAAAGATAAAGAAGGCGTATTCCATACTCAATGGGTAGAAGAATAA
- a CDS encoding LacI family DNA-binding transcriptional regulator, with product MRTTIKDVASEANVSISTVSRVIRNNPKITEATANRVREAMDKLGYIPNQAARTLITNKTLTIGLIIKSSSSDVRQNPFNSDVLNGIHQECNRHGYSTKMTVSEHSNELFTEVKQMVQSRSVDGFILLYSKENDEIERLLHEHSLPYIVVGKPLNYDDVIHIDNDNINASQRLTKYLYDLGHRHMLFLKEPGNFAVTNDRELGFRNICEKFKIQYAVEEAESRHSVNKIVEHYCIEDHPLKPTVMITSDAMLNLQVLSVLYDYNLHIPDTIQTCTFNTSFLTKNAAPPQTSVCINPDLLGKKAGATIINLLKGLPVSFSKKEIETHLEIRQSTKNIAKENE from the coding sequence ATGAGGACAACCATTAAAGATGTAGCTTCTGAGGCGAATGTATCCATCTCAACTGTTTCAAGAGTGATCCGTAATAACCCTAAGATCACTGAAGCAACTGCAAACAGAGTTAGAGAAGCGATGGACAAATTAGGATATATTCCAAACCAAGCTGCTCGCACATTAATTACAAATAAAACCTTAACAATTGGTTTAATTATTAAAAGTTCTTCCTCAGATGTAAGGCAAAATCCGTTTAATAGTGATGTGTTAAATGGCATTCATCAAGAATGTAATCGCCACGGCTATTCAACCAAAATGACGGTATCTGAACATTCAAATGAGCTATTTACTGAAGTTAAACAAATGGTTCAATCGCGAAGTGTAGATGGTTTTATACTCTTATATTCTAAAGAGAATGATGAAATAGAAAGACTTCTTCATGAACATAGTCTTCCTTATATAGTTGTTGGTAAACCACTTAACTACGATGATGTAATTCATATTGATAACGATAATATAAATGCTTCTCAACGATTAACAAAGTATTTATATGACTTAGGCCATAGACATATGCTTTTTCTCAAAGAGCCAGGAAATTTTGCGGTAACGAACGATAGGGAACTTGGTTTCAGAAATATTTGTGAGAAATTTAAAATTCAATATGCAGTTGAAGAAGCAGAGTCGCGACATTCAGTAAATAAGATTGTTGAACACTATTGCATTGAAGATCATCCCCTAAAACCTACTGTAATGATTACTTCTGATGCGATGTTAAATCTTCAAGTTCTTAGCGTTTTATATGATTACAACCTTCATATACCTGACACCATTCAAACTTGTACTTTTAATACATCTTTTTTGACTAAAAATGCAGCACCACCACAAACTAGCGTCTGCATTAACCCTGATTTGTTAGGTAAAAAAGCTGGCGCAACAATAATCAATTTATTGAAAGGTTTGCCTGTTTCATTTTCAAAAAAAGAAATAGAAACACATTTAGAAATTAGACAATCAACAAAAAATATAGCAAAGGAGAATGAATAA